From the Kitasatospora atroaurantiaca genome, the window GGCGGCCGTGGCTGTCGTGGATGCGCTGCTGGGCGTACGCCGCCGGATCGAGTACCTGGCGGTTCCCGTCGTGACGTTCACGGACCCCGAGGTGGCGCGTGTCGGTCTGACCGAGGCGCAGGCCCGCACGCAGTACGGGAACCGCGTCCGGGTCAGGGAGCTGGACCACGGGCTGGTGGACCGGGCCGTCGCGGACGGCCGCACCGACGGCTTCACCCGACTGGTGCTCGGCCCTCGCGGGCGGATCGTGGGTGCGACCGTCGTCGCCCCGCGAGCCGGGGAGACCATCGCCCACCTCGCCACCGCCGTGCGCCTGCACTGGACGCCCTCCCGCTACGCGGCGACCATCCACCCCTACCCGACCTACGCCGACGGGCCGTGGAACGCGGCCCTCGCAGAGGTGTACGACCAAATCGCCTCGCCCCGGATGCACCGGATCACCGGGGCACTGCTCGGCGTACGCAGGCAGGTTCGCCGATGACCGGACGCAACGCGCCACTGGCCCCACGGCGATTGCGCCGCTCCGGACCGGCCGCCGACCCTCGGCACAGCGCCCCCGGGGCGCGGCCGGCACGAACACGACGAGACCGTGGAGACGCGATGACCGTGGACGGAACAACCCAACGGGCGAGTGGGAAGCGCGATCGGGACGAGGTGTTCGTGGAGTTCACCAAGTCCATCTGCCCGGTGTGCAAGACACCGATCGACGCGCAGGTCAACCTCCGCGACGACAAGGTGTATCTGCGCAAACGCTGCAAGGAACATGGCGAGTTCGAGGCCCTCGTCTACGGGGACGCGCAGGAGTACCTCGCCTCGGCGCGGTTCAACAAGCCAGGGACGATCCCGCTGACCTTCCAGACCGAGGTGAAGGACGGCTGCCCCACCGACTGCGGGCTGTGCCCGGAGCACAAGCAGCACGCCTGCCTGGGCATCATCGAGGTGAACACCGGCTGCAACCTCGACTGCCCGATCTGCTTCGCCGACTCCGGACACCAGAGCGACGGTTACTCGATCACACACGAGCAGTGCGCCACGATGCTGGACGTCTTCGTCGAGAGCGAGGGCGAGCCGGAGGTGGTGATGTTCTCCGGCGGCGAACCCACCATCCACCAGCACATCCTGGACTTCATCGACCTCGCCCTTGAGCGCCCGATCCGCAACGTAGCCCTCAACACCAACGGCATCCGCATCGCCACCGACAAGCGCTTCGTCGCCGAACTCGGCGAGCGCAACCGCACCCCGGGCAAGACCGTCACCGTCTACCTGCAGTTCGACGGCTTCGACGAGCGCACCCATGTCGAGATCCGTGGCCGCGACCTGCGGCGATTCAAGCAGCAGGCGCTGGACAACTGCGCCGAGGCCGGCCTGTACGTCAGCCTGGCCGCCGCCGTCGAGCGTGGACTGAACGAGCACGAGGTGGGCCCGATCGTCGAGTTCGGCCTCGACCATCCGGCCGTGCGCGCCGTCGTGTTCCAGCCGGTCACCCACTCCGGGCGGCACCT encodes:
- a CDS encoding radical SAM protein yields the protein MDGTTQRASGKRDRDEVFVEFTKSICPVCKTPIDAQVNLRDDKVYLRKRCKEHGEFEALVYGDAQEYLASARFNKPGTIPLTFQTEVKDGCPTDCGLCPEHKQHACLGIIEVNTGCNLDCPICFADSGHQSDGYSITHEQCATMLDVFVESEGEPEVVMFSGGEPTIHQHILDFIDLALERPIRNVALNTNGIRIATDKRFVAELGERNRTPGKTVTVYLQFDGFDERTHVEIRGRDLRRFKQQALDNCAEAGLYVSLAAAVERGLNEHEVGPIVEFGLDHPAVRAVVFQPVTHSGRHLAFDPLNRLTNPDVIKLMAAQLPQWIKREDFFPVPCCFPTCRSITYLLTDGEPGNPAVVPLPRLVQMEDYLDYVANRVLPDAGIREALEKLWSASAFMGTAITEAKLRAAAEALDCAQSCGVDLPAAIRDLKDKAFMIVVQDFQDPYTLNVKQLMKCCVEEITPDGRLIPFCAYNSVGYREQIRAQMSGVPVADVVPNALPLAPVLADSPYGSKIARADGGNS